In a genomic window of Nodosilinea sp. E11:
- a CDS encoding cation:proton antiporter → MAGYLNLLLRLTIWFLLTADLSWANILIGVTVSLLLPRGLTNLGTLKDWLRTLGEVVVAIPQAYAEAIEIMVRPHRHEVVTVDRAKPRRSPGLLFLDIFLITFTPKTIVQHYREQGWYEVHRISRRPNP, encoded by the coding sequence ATGGCTGGCTATTTAAACCTACTGCTGCGGTTGACGATCTGGTTTTTGCTCACCGCTGATCTCAGCTGGGCAAACATCTTAATTGGGGTAACGGTATCGCTGCTGTTGCCCCGGGGGCTGACTAATCTCGGCACGCTCAAAGACTGGTTGCGTACGCTGGGGGAGGTGGTAGTGGCGATTCCCCAGGCCTACGCCGAGGCCATTGAGATTATGGTGCGGCCCCACCGCCACGAGGTGGTCACCGTCGATCGCGCCAAGCCTCGCCGCAGCCCAGGCCTGCTGTTTCTCGATATCTTTTTGATCACCTTTACGCCCAAAACCATCGTGCAGCACTACCGCGAGCAGGGCTGGTACGAGGTACACCGTATTAGCCGGAGGCCCAACCCATGA
- the cutA gene encoding divalent-cation tolerance protein CutA gives MAALETAFPSSNPSLGVVLVTAGSEAEATHLARYLVEARLAACVSLFPMQSIYRWEDEVQTEPEWQLIIKTDLSQFEQLTQAVTQHHSYDVPEIIALPIVNGFPPYLTWLQAQSQPS, from the coding sequence ATGGCCGCTTTGGAGACTGCATTCCCCTCTAGCAATCCTTCGTTGGGAGTTGTATTGGTCACGGCGGGTTCAGAGGCCGAGGCCACTCACCTGGCACGCTATTTAGTAGAAGCACGGCTAGCCGCCTGCGTCAGCCTGTTTCCCATGCAGTCTATCTACCGGTGGGAGGACGAGGTGCAGACAGAACCAGAGTGGCAGCTGATCATCAAAACCGATCTCAGCCAGTTTGAGCAGCTTACCCAGGCCGTGACTCAACACCACAGCTACGATGTGCCTGAGATCATTGCGTTGCCCATCGTCAATGGGTTTCCCCCTTACCTGACCTGGCTTCAGGCCCAGAGTCAGCCGTCTTAA
- a CDS encoding cation:proton antiporter subunit C: protein MLHACVYATILLGFFGIIFKENLVMKIIAMDVMSTGVIALFVLVAARTGVRTPIVAGLVEEGYADPVPQAVILTAIVIGFSIQALMLVGVMKLARDNPTLETSAIEEEYRR, encoded by the coding sequence ATGCTCCACGCCTGCGTTTACGCCACGATTTTGCTGGGTTTCTTCGGCATCATCTTTAAAGAAAACCTGGTGATGAAAATCATTGCTATGGATGTCATGAGCACTGGGGTGATCGCCCTGTTTGTGCTGGTGGCGGCGAGAACGGGGGTGCGGACCCCAATTGTGGCGGGCTTGGTGGAGGAGGGCTATGCCGACCCGGTGCCCCAGGCGGTGATTTTGACGGCGATCGTGATTGGCTTCTCGATTCAGGCGTTGATGCTGGTGGGGGTGATGAAGCTGGCCCGCGATAACCCGACCTTGGAAACTAGCGCCATTGAGGAGGAGTATCGGCGATGA
- a CDS encoding pentapeptide repeat-containing protein yields the protein MPLIAPRESATSPAHHRSIMHIKYFLELYEAGYRDFTGISLAGADFSRHILVEVDLSRANLKGADLSRSFLTQANLDHADLNWANLSFAKMSETRLAQADLTKANLRGAFLVRADLRNAQLSGCDLCHANLRQADLRGANLCGANLTGANLRGANLSGANLSWAYLTGARLSGADLERTRMEATNLEGAWLNGVDLHGMNLAGVNLKEAKLNGANLNHANLSSANLAHTTMRGVSLVGANLSGSDLTGAVLWNGILDGVDLSRADLTRAHLGEASLKAAVVVGTEFTESVLPAEARAYLYDAVQGETRWTHRSARETLNQSQFVDRIPLQ from the coding sequence GTGCCATTAATAGCCCCCCGTGAGTCTGCCACTTCTCCGGCTCACCACCGTAGCATTATGCACATTAAATATTTTCTCGAACTGTACGAGGCCGGCTACCGCGACTTCACCGGTATTAGCCTGGCCGGTGCCGACTTTAGCCGTCACATTCTAGTCGAAGTCGATCTCAGCCGTGCCAATCTCAAAGGGGCCGATCTCAGCCGCTCCTTTCTCACCCAGGCCAACCTCGACCACGCCGACCTCAACTGGGCCAACCTCAGTTTCGCCAAAATGAGCGAAACTCGTCTAGCCCAGGCCGATCTCACCAAGGCCAACCTGCGAGGCGCGTTTTTGGTGCGGGCCGACCTACGCAACGCCCAGCTCAGCGGCTGTGACCTGTGCCATGCCAATCTGCGCCAGGCTGACTTGCGCGGAGCCAACCTCTGTGGGGCCAACCTGACCGGCGCTAATTTGCGGGGCGCTAACCTGAGCGGGGCCAACCTTTCCTGGGCCTACCTCACCGGGGCTCGGCTCAGCGGGGCCGACCTTGAGCGCACCCGCATGGAAGCGACCAACCTCGAAGGGGCATGGCTCAATGGGGTAGACCTGCACGGCATGAATCTGGCCGGGGTCAACCTCAAAGAAGCCAAGCTCAATGGGGCCAACCTCAACCACGCCAACCTCAGCTCCGCCAATCTTGCCCACACCACCATGCGCGGGGTAAGCCTGGTAGGGGCCAATCTCAGCGGTTCCGATCTAACTGGGGCGGTGCTGTGGAACGGCATTCTCGACGGGGTTGACCTATCGCGGGCCGACCTCACCCGAGCTCACCTAGGAGAAGCCTCGCTCAAGGCGGCGGTCGTGGTGGGCACTGAGTTTACTGAATCGGTGCTACCCGCCGAAGCCCGCGCCTACCTCTATGACGCCGTGCAGGGCGAAACCCGCTGGACCCACCGCTCCGCCCGCGAAACCCTCAACCAGTCACAGTTTGTCGATCGCATTCCCCTTCAGTAA
- a CDS encoding Na(+)/H(+) antiporter subunit B encodes MKWVYLVAGVLLFIKMVVFPDPVAEGLEMEIAEAIVSESAVPNAVSGIIFRNRLYDTIFEVVVFTIAIMGAKYLLADETPTASFYRFDDEPSIVLARLGATIAALVGIELAIRGHLSPGGGFAAGVAGGTAIGLIAITAASPEWMQAIYERWHAATWEKVSVLVFIALAVFTLLGFSLPPAQFGTLLSGGVIPLMNVLVALKVALGSWAITLLFIRYRGLL; translated from the coding sequence ATGAAGTGGGTTTATTTGGTAGCCGGGGTGCTGCTGTTTATCAAAATGGTGGTGTTTCCTGACCCTGTCGCTGAGGGGCTAGAGATGGAAATCGCCGAGGCGATCGTCAGCGAGAGCGCCGTGCCCAATGCGGTGTCGGGCATTATCTTTCGCAATCGCCTCTACGACACCATTTTTGAGGTGGTGGTGTTTACCATCGCCATTATGGGAGCCAAGTACCTACTGGCCGACGAAACCCCCACGGCCTCGTTCTACAGATTTGACGATGAGCCTTCGATTGTGCTGGCTCGCCTCGGGGCAACCATCGCGGCCCTGGTGGGGATCGAACTGGCCATTCGCGGTCACCTCAGCCCTGGCGGCGGGTTTGCGGCGGGGGTCGCGGGGGGGACGGCGATCGGGCTGATTGCCATCACCGCTGCCTCGCCGGAGTGGATGCAGGCGATCTATGAACGCTGGCACGCCGCTACCTGGGAGAAAGTGTCGGTGCTGGTGTTTATTGCGCTAGCAGTGTTCACTCTGTTGGGGTTTAGCCTGCCGCCGGCCCAGTTTGGTACCCTGCTTAGCGGCGGCGTCATTCCGTTGATGAATGTGCTGGTGGCTCTCAAGGTGGCGTTGGGGTCTTGGGCCATCACCCTGCTGTTTATTCGCTACCGGGGGCTGTTGTAG
- a CDS encoding cation:proton antiporter: protein MTGMTIVWMALPFFVGFTVYLLPQAARLLTLAVTLTSLAYAVALLGQPAPLDLHLLDSFGVTLLADQLSAYFILTNALVTAAVILYCWDTGKTAFFYTQAIILHGSINATFICADFISLYVALEVIGIAAFLLIAYPRQDRTLWVALRYLFISNTAMLFYLMGAALVYQAHQSFAFTGLRGAPIEAVVLIVLGLLVKGGIFVSGLWLPLTHAEAESPVSALLSGVVVKAGVFPLVRFALLVEELDPLVRAFGVATALLGVAYALVETDAKRVLALSTVSQVGWVMAAPPVAGVYALTHGLVKAALFLTVGNLPSRDLTVLQQRPMATSLWLPLMAGSLAIAGCPLFLGFGAKALTLEYVLPWQGNLLGLAALGTAVIYAKFMVLPHQRDEKPVAKPGLWTALMVLLGALILANVVYLEAYTGPKLLTALATIGGGLAIHQLLVKRVRFALPGGLESFEHLIGGMSLTLVVLFWMVWSWLAI, encoded by the coding sequence ATGACCGGCATGACGATTGTTTGGATGGCGCTGCCCTTTTTCGTCGGGTTTACGGTTTACCTGCTGCCCCAGGCAGCGCGCCTGCTCACCCTGGCTGTCACCCTGACCTCGCTGGCCTATGCTGTGGCCCTGCTTGGTCAGCCTGCCCCCCTCGATCTGCATCTGCTGGATAGCTTTGGCGTCACCCTGCTGGCCGATCAGCTCAGCGCTTATTTCATTCTCACCAATGCCTTGGTGACGGCGGCGGTGATTCTCTACTGTTGGGATACGGGCAAGACTGCCTTTTTTTATACCCAGGCGATCATTCTCCACGGCAGCATCAATGCCACCTTTATCTGCGCCGACTTTATTAGCTTGTACGTGGCTCTAGAGGTGATTGGCATTGCGGCGTTTTTGCTAATTGCCTACCCGCGCCAAGACCGCACCCTGTGGGTAGCCCTGCGCTACCTGTTCATTAGCAACACGGCCATGCTGTTTTACCTGATGGGGGCGGCGCTGGTTTACCAGGCTCACCAATCCTTTGCTTTTACGGGGCTGCGCGGTGCCCCGATTGAGGCGGTGGTGCTGATTGTGCTGGGGCTGCTGGTGAAGGGGGGCATTTTTGTCTCGGGGCTGTGGCTGCCCCTCACCCACGCCGAGGCCGAAAGCCCGGTGTCAGCCCTGCTGTCGGGGGTGGTGGTGAAGGCGGGGGTGTTTCCCCTGGTGCGCTTTGCCCTGCTGGTGGAGGAACTCGACCCGCTGGTGCGGGCCTTTGGGGTGGCCACGGCGCTGCTGGGGGTGGCCTACGCCCTGGTCGAAACTGACGCTAAGCGGGTGCTGGCCCTGAGCACGGTGTCTCAGGTGGGCTGGGTGATGGCGGCCCCCCCGGTGGCGGGGGTCTACGCCCTAACCCATGGGCTGGTAAAAGCGGCGCTGTTTTTGACCGTGGGCAACCTGCCCAGCCGCGATCTGACGGTGCTGCAGCAGCGGCCTATGGCTACCAGTCTGTGGCTGCCGCTGATGGCGGGCAGTCTGGCGATCGCAGGCTGCCCCCTATTCCTCGGCTTTGGGGCCAAGGCGCTCACCCTAGAGTACGTCCTACCCTGGCAGGGCAATCTCCTTGGTCTGGCGGCCCTGGGTACAGCGGTGATCTACGCCAAGTTTATGGTGTTGCCCCACCAGCGCGACGAGAAACCAGTCGCCAAGCCCGGGCTGTGGACGGCACTGATGGTGCTGCTGGGGGCACTCATTCTGGCCAATGTGGTGTACCTAGAGGCCTACACCGGGCCAAAGCTGCTCACGGCACTGGCTACCATCGGCGGTGGTTTAGCCATTCATCAGCTGTTGGTGAAGCGGGTGAGGTTTGCTCTGCCTGGGGGGCTAGAGAGCTTTGAGCATCTGATTGGCGGCATGAGTTTGACCTTAGTGGTGTTGTTCTGGATGGTGTGGTCATGGCTGGCTATTTAA
- a CDS encoding DUF4040 domain-containing protein codes for MMANYVYAIVLLLPLAGTMVIVQQNPYQALVMRGILGAVAALVYATLGGADVALTEALVGTMLAITLYAVAVRSSLVMRLGVLEGDGVKDNLQWQPLLDYLRAMLKRYQLRLELVPYADKEALQQALAEKTIHSSCLSLGALGRGNGGDEVEAEAAQSDADTSPTQPPYQIITRVPRLYEIFVLELPPVMADITMLKGDRHQLATPPLVMEEQG; via the coding sequence ATGATGGCTAACTATGTCTACGCGATTGTGCTGCTGCTGCCCCTGGCGGGGACGATGGTGATTGTGCAGCAAAACCCCTACCAGGCGCTGGTGATGCGGGGCATTTTAGGGGCGGTGGCGGCGCTGGTCTACGCGACGCTGGGCGGGGCCGATGTGGCTCTGACCGAGGCTCTGGTGGGCACGATGCTGGCGATTACGCTCTACGCGGTAGCGGTGCGATCGTCTCTGGTGATGCGCCTGGGGGTGCTGGAGGGCGACGGGGTTAAAGACAATCTGCAATGGCAGCCGCTGCTCGACTACCTGCGGGCCATGCTAAAGCGCTACCAGCTGCGGCTGGAGCTGGTGCCCTACGCCGATAAAGAGGCCCTACAGCAAGCTCTGGCTGAGAAGACTATCCACAGCAGCTGCTTGAGCCTGGGGGCGCTGGGCCGAGGCAACGGCGGTGATGAGGTAGAGGCAGAGGCCGCGCAGAGCGATGCGGACACATCCCCGACTCAGCCCCCCTACCAGATCATCACCCGAGTGCCGCGTCTCTACGAGATATTTGTTCTAGAGCTACCGCCGGTCATGGCAGACATCACGATGCTTAAAGGCGATCGCCATCAATTGGCAACCCCCCCACTAGTGATGGAGGAACAGGGATGA
- a CDS encoding cation:proton antiporter, protein MTEFTILWIALPLFIGFSIPLLPSAARLLTLGIPLFSVAYATALFSRPAPLDLRLLDSFGVALWADQLSAWFILTNALVTAAVLIYSWDGPKTKFFYTQLLVLHGSVNATFICADLISLYVALEVVGMTTFLLIAYPRTDRTLWVALRYLFISNVAMLFYLVGAVLVYRTHQSFAFEGLRGAPAEAPALILMALLTKGGIFVSGLWLPATNTAAESQISAMMSGAVEKAGVFPLLRFALVLEEFEPIVQAFGVATAVLGVTYALAATDAKRVLACSTLSQLGWLLVAPAVAGFYALAHGLAKAALFLTVGQLPQRDLATLRQQPMPTALWLPLTLGGLSISGAPLLAGFGAKTLTLEALGPWQGMAMNGAAVGTAAVYAKLISLPHRGGAQTSSWPQVPLGLGLALGLLLGGAIAANVAYLDAYSGAKLIKALVLIGAGWLVYALLRRPAALELPAGPEAFEHLLGGMGVMLIVLFWMVWSWSIT, encoded by the coding sequence ATGACTGAATTTACGATTCTCTGGATCGCTCTCCCCCTGTTTATTGGGTTCAGCATTCCCCTGCTGCCTTCAGCGGCACGGCTGCTGACCCTGGGCATTCCCCTGTTCTCGGTGGCCTACGCCACAGCGCTATTTTCCCGGCCTGCTCCCCTCGACCTGCGGCTGCTCGACAGCTTTGGGGTGGCGTTGTGGGCCGATCAGCTCAGCGCTTGGTTCATTCTCACCAATGCCCTGGTGACGGCGGCGGTGCTGATCTACAGCTGGGACGGTCCCAAGACCAAGTTTTTTTATACCCAGTTGCTCGTGCTCCACGGCAGCGTCAATGCCACCTTTATCTGTGCTGATTTGATCAGCCTCTATGTGGCTCTGGAGGTAGTGGGCATGACGACCTTCCTGCTGATTGCCTACCCTCGCACCGATCGCACCCTGTGGGTGGCTCTGCGCTATCTGTTCATTAGCAATGTCGCCATGCTGTTTTACCTGGTGGGGGCCGTGCTGGTCTACCGCACCCACCAGTCCTTTGCCTTTGAGGGGTTGCGTGGTGCCCCTGCCGAGGCCCCGGCGCTGATTTTGATGGCGTTATTGACCAAGGGCGGCATTTTTGTCTCGGGGCTGTGGCTGCCTGCCACCAACACTGCCGCCGAGAGCCAGATCTCAGCCATGATGTCGGGGGCGGTAGAAAAAGCCGGGGTGTTTCCGCTGCTGCGCTTTGCCCTGGTGCTGGAGGAGTTTGAGCCGATTGTGCAGGCCTTTGGCGTGGCTACGGCGGTGCTGGGGGTGACCTATGCCCTGGCTGCCACCGACGCCAAGCGGGTGCTGGCTTGTAGCACTCTCTCGCAGCTGGGTTGGCTATTGGTAGCTCCGGCGGTGGCCGGTTTCTATGCCCTGGCCCACGGTCTGGCCAAGGCGGCACTGTTTCTCACGGTGGGGCAGTTGCCCCAGCGCGACCTGGCCACCCTGCGGCAGCAGCCTATGCCCACGGCCCTGTGGCTGCCGCTGACCCTGGGCGGTCTTTCGATTTCGGGCGCGCCCCTGCTGGCGGGGTTTGGGGCCAAGACCCTGACCCTAGAAGCGCTGGGGCCGTGGCAGGGGATGGCGATGAACGGCGCGGCGGTTGGTACAGCGGCGGTGTACGCCAAGCTGATCAGCTTGCCCCATCGGGGCGGCGCGCAGACATCGAGCTGGCCCCAGGTGCCGCTGGGCCTAGGGCTGGCCTTAGGGCTGCTGCTGGGGGGGGCGATCGCGGCCAATGTCGCCTACCTTGACGCCTACAGCGGGGCCAAGCTAATCAAGGCGCTGGTGTTGATCGGGGCTGGATGGCTCGTCTACGCCCTGCTTCGACGGCCCGCTGCCCTGGAGTTGCCCGCTGGTCCTGAGGCGTTTGAACATTTGCTCGGGGGCATGGGGGTCATGCTAATTGTGCTGTTTTGGATGGTGTGGTCATGGTCAATTACCTAG
- a CDS encoding monovalent cation/H(+) antiporter subunit G, with protein MIHFLSYTCIVIGLVFWYWGTWPLLGRRSVLYKLHGLSVADTLGSMAIVFGLLLRIPQEWPLLVLALISLAIWNTVLGYVLAYCSTGDSSYDG; from the coding sequence ATGATTCACTTTCTCAGCTACACCTGCATTGTGATTGGCCTAGTGTTTTGGTACTGGGGCACCTGGCCGCTGCTGGGGCGGCGCTCAGTGCTATACAAACTCCATGGGCTGTCGGTGGCCGACACCCTGGGGTCGATGGCGATCGTATTTGGGCTGCTGCTGCGCATTCCCCAGGAATGGCCGCTGCTAGTGCTGGCGCTGATCTCCCTGGCGATTTGGAATACGGTACTGGGCTACGTGCTGGCCTACTGCTCGACGGGGGACAGCAGCTATGATGGCTAA